A DNA window from Roseovarius sp. Pro17 contains the following coding sequences:
- a CDS encoding recombinase family protein: MTQTILYARVSTADQNLDHQRTQAEAAGFIIDEVVADHGVSGVSTKLAERAEGKRLFDKLRHGDVLVVRWVDRLGRDYKDVTDTIRLLMRRGVVVKTVINSMTFDGATTDPMQEAVRDALIAFMAATAQAQAETTKEAQKAGIAASKGDPRKYRGRKPSYDKDMLDAVVGMLALGKGTTEIARECGITRQAVLRIKADPVAAQATLERWI; encoded by the coding sequence ATGACACAGACCATCCTTTACGCGCGCGTATCAACAGCAGACCAGAACCTAGACCACCAACGCACACAGGCTGAGGCGGCTGGCTTTATCATCGACGAGGTGGTTGCAGATCACGGCGTGTCGGGCGTGAGTACCAAGTTAGCAGAACGTGCAGAGGGCAAGCGGCTGTTTGATAAGCTGCGCCACGGTGACGTGTTGGTGGTGCGTTGGGTCGATAGGCTTGGCCGTGACTACAAGGACGTCACAGACACCATCAGGCTGTTGATGCGGCGCGGTGTTGTGGTGAAGACCGTAATCAATAGCATGACCTTCGACGGAGCCACGACAGACCCGATGCAGGAAGCCGTACGAGACGCTCTCATTGCCTTCATGGCTGCGACAGCTCAAGCACAGGCTGAGACCACTAAGGAGGCACAGAAGGCTGGCATAGCTGCTAGCAAGGGTGATCCGCGAAAGTACCGTGGACGCAAGCCAAGCTATGACAAGGATATGCTGGATGCTGTTGTCGGGATGCTGGCGCTGGGGAAGGGAACCACAGAGATTGCTAGAGAATGCGGGATAACCCGACAGGCTGTTTTGCGGATCAAGGCGGACCCAGTAGCCGCACAGGCTACGCTTGAGCGTTGGATTTGA
- a CDS encoding class I SAM-dependent methyltransferase — translation MDKVTAPMIEREEYWASFYAAKSVGGKLMPPSQFAAFVAPEIEPECALFDIGCGNGRDSLFFAELGFKVVSLDASETAINVAREKSRERELTNIQFLQENVTSPALRRSISQLGGKTACVYSRFFLHAITESEQMQFFDALADTLLPGHSVAFEYRITADQALEKEAPPHYRRYQDAADVNAQLEARGFKALYTIEGQGFAKYKAEDAIVARCLFEKA, via the coding sequence ATGGATAAAGTGACCGCACCCATGATCGAGCGTGAGGAATACTGGGCTTCGTTTTACGCAGCTAAATCTGTGGGCGGCAAACTGATGCCGCCATCTCAGTTTGCTGCATTTGTCGCGCCCGAAATTGAACCGGAATGTGCGCTGTTTGATATCGGCTGTGGCAACGGTCGTGACAGCCTCTTTTTCGCAGAGCTTGGGTTCAAGGTCGTCTCGTTGGATGCATCCGAAACGGCGATCAATGTAGCCCGTGAAAAGTCTAGGGAGCGCGAATTGACAAACATCCAGTTCCTGCAGGAAAATGTCACTAGTCCGGCGTTGCGCAGGTCGATCAGCCAACTGGGTGGAAAGACGGCTTGTGTATATTCTCGCTTTTTCCTGCACGCAATCACCGAGAGCGAACAGATGCAATTCTTTGACGCACTTGCAGACACACTGCTGCCTGGGCACAGCGTCGCCTTTGAATACCGGATCACCGCCGATCAGGCCCTCGAAAAGGAAGCGCCGCCCCATTATCGCCGGTATCAAGATGCTGCCGATGTGAACGCGCAGCTTGAAGCACGAGGTTTCAAAGCGCTTTACACAATCGAGGGACAGGGTTTCGCCAAGTACAAGGCAGAGGATGCAATCGTCGCTCGCTGCCTGTTCGAAAAGGCTTGA